A part of Desulfobacter sp. genomic DNA contains:
- a CDS encoding zf-TFIIB domain-containing protein, which translates to MICPTCSGKLSSVIIENIELDVCKEGCGGIWFDRFELQKMDEPHEFTDENLIDLLSVESPAKFDQSHRYNCPKCKDVVMMRHFWSTKKAVEIDHCPKCAGYWLDEGELFRIRNEYGSEGERKQAAETYYSSLFDGDLMQMKQESREKAEQARKIANMFRLISPRNYFAKIKDWK; encoded by the coding sequence AAGTTAAGCAGTGTAATCATTGAAAACATAGAACTGGACGTATGCAAAGAAGGATGCGGCGGCATCTGGTTCGACCGGTTCGAACTGCAGAAAATGGACGAACCCCATGAGTTTACGGACGAAAACCTCATTGACCTGCTCTCCGTGGAATCCCCGGCCAAATTCGACCAGTCCCATCGCTACAATTGCCCGAAATGCAAAGATGTGGTCATGATGCGCCATTTCTGGAGTACAAAAAAGGCCGTGGAAATCGACCATTGCCCCAAGTGTGCTGGATACTGGCTGGATGAAGGGGAATTATTCAGGATCAGGAACGAATACGGCAGCGAAGGGGAACGGAAGCAGGCGGCCGAAACCTATTATTCATCCCTTTTTGACGGCGACCTCATGCAGATGAAACAGGAGAGCCGCGAAAAGGCCGAACAGGCCAGGAAGATTGCAAATATGTTCCGGCTCATTTCCCCCCGCAACTATTTTGCCAAAATTAAGGACTGGAAATAA
- a CDS encoding chemotaxis protein CheX, which produces MTQVTNSIFEVMETMFYRTLDEMPDIDPDNPPGDPGRFKTAAVTFSGEFSGTIFISIPDGLLRTMTADFLGQDMAGLTPDHVDGTLKEALNMVAGSTLTRVNETTYMGLGIPQIVATPVSADVDEAAVLNAVDDLIIARVKLD; this is translated from the coding sequence ATGACGCAGGTGACGAATTCGATTTTTGAGGTCATGGAAACCATGTTCTACCGGACCCTGGACGAGATGCCGGATATTGACCCGGACAATCCCCCGGGGGATCCCGGCCGGTTCAAGACCGCTGCGGTCACCTTTTCAGGGGAATTTTCAGGCACCATTTTCATCAGCATCCCCGACGGCCTGCTCCGCACCATGACCGCAGACTTCCTGGGCCAGGACATGGCCGGGCTCACCCCGGACCATGTGGACGGCACCCTGAAAGAAGCCCTGAACATGGTGGCCGGCAGTACGTTGACCCGGGTCAACGAAACCACCTATATGGGCCTGGGCATTCCCCAGATCGTTGCCACCCCCGTCTCGGCGGATGTGGACGAGGCCGCGGTGCTCAACGCCGTTGATGATCTTATCATCGCCCGGGTCAAACTGGACTGA
- a CDS encoding HDOD domain-containing protein, giving the protein MTAIQELLKEIKNLKPIPAVVHPLLEAVDDPNAGMEEIAKIIQYDPAITASVLRTVNSAFFGLRHPAESIKDAANLLGTDQIIDLVMLKSGAGLFTGKQAGYDLNQGAMWKYSVSSALIAKQIATELEMPNRGSIFTAALLKDIGKTVLDGFVREAYEKISGLVTKENLSFMEAEKRVIGVDHAELGGMIAKMWKFSPKMVKIIRHHHILDVKLIEDKDIAVVYMADCICMMMGMGVGADGLAYRFHKEAMKQIGLSAEDVTRIIAEFTCKMQEVEELLQVV; this is encoded by the coding sequence ATGACAGCCATTCAGGAACTATTAAAAGAAATTAAAAACCTAAAGCCCATTCCCGCAGTGGTCCACCCCCTGCTGGAAGCGGTGGACGACCCCAATGCCGGCATGGAGGAGATTGCAAAAATCATCCAGTATGACCCGGCCATCACCGCCTCGGTGCTCCGGACCGTCAACTCGGCCTTTTTCGGACTCCGGCATCCGGCGGAATCCATCAAGGACGCCGCCAACCTTCTGGGCACCGACCAGATCATCGACCTGGTCATGCTCAAATCCGGTGCCGGGCTGTTCACCGGCAAACAGGCCGGCTACGACCTGAACCAGGGGGCCATGTGGAAATATTCGGTCTCTTCGGCCCTCATCGCCAAACAGATTGCAACGGAACTTGAAATGCCCAACCGGGGCAGCATTTTCACCGCCGCCCTGCTCAAGGATATCGGCAAAACCGTGCTGGACGGATTTGTCCGGGAGGCCTACGAAAAAATTTCAGGCCTGGTGACCAAGGAAAACCTGAGTTTCATGGAAGCGGAGAAACGGGTCATCGGCGTGGACCATGCGGAACTGGGGGGAATGATCGCCAAAATGTGGAAATTCTCCCCCAAGATGGTGAAAATCATCCGCCACCATCATATCCTGGATGTAAAACTCATTGAAGACAAGGATATTGCGGTGGTCTACATGGCCGACTGCATCTGCATGATGATGGGCATGGGCGTGGGGGCCGACGGCCTGGCCTACCGTTTCCACAAGGAGGCCATGAAGCAGATCGGGCTCTCTGCCGAGGATGTGACCCGGATCATTGCTGAATTTACCTGCAAGATGCAGGAAGTGGAAGAACTATTACAGGTGGTATAA
- a CDS encoding chemotaxis protein CheD, whose translation MKHIVGVADMRTSNTPGDTIITYSLGSCIGLVIYDPVARAGGMLHYMLPDSSIDHAKAEARPFMFADTGIPRLFKESYTLGAKKSRIKVFAAGGAEILDQKGFFNIGNRNYMALKKMLFRNNVLIEKQAVGGNVNRTVRLEIDTGHIYVKTSGVGEERV comes from the coding sequence ATGAAACATATTGTTGGCGTTGCAGATATGAGAACCAGTAATACCCCCGGTGACACCATTATCACCTACTCTTTGGGATCCTGCATCGGCCTGGTCATCTATGACCCGGTGGCCAGGGCCGGGGGCATGCTCCATTACATGCTGCCGGATTCGTCCATCGACCATGCCAAGGCCGAGGCCCGGCCCTTTATGTTCGCCGACACCGGCATCCCCAGGCTGTTCAAGGAAAGCTACACCCTGGGCGCCAAGAAATCCCGGATCAAGGTGTTTGCGGCCGGCGGGGCGGAAATCCTGGACCAGAAAGGGTTCTTCAACATCGGGAACCGCAATTACATGGCCTTGAAAAAAATGCTGTTCAGGAATAATGTGTTGATAGAAAAACAGGCCGTGGGCGGCAATGTCAACCGAACGGTGAGACTTGAAATTGATACGGGCCACATTTATGTAAAAACATCAGGAGTGGGCGAGGAAAGAGTATGA
- a CDS encoding response regulator, giving the protein MSFSILIVDDSLPMRGVLKKTLTAAGYGAGGFLEAENGESALAVMAAEHVDVVITDFNMPVMNGLDMIRAMQARPENAGIPVVVISTEGSIEKVREIMDQGAARYLKKPFSPEQIRDLLVELLGEPSDEEAIDDAGDEFDF; this is encoded by the coding sequence ATGAGCTTTTCCATCCTGATTGTCGACGACTCTCTGCCCATGCGCGGGGTCCTGAAAAAAACCCTGACCGCCGCCGGATACGGGGCAGGCGGATTTCTTGAAGCGGAAAACGGGGAATCGGCCCTGGCCGTCATGGCCGCCGAACATGTGGATGTGGTGATAACCGATTTCAACATGCCGGTGATGAACGGGCTGGACATGATCCGGGCCATGCAGGCCCGCCCGGAAAATGCCGGCATCCCGGTTGTGGTCATCTCCACCGAGGGCAGCATCGAAAAGGTCAGGGAAATCATGGACCAGGGAGCGGCCCGGTACTTAAAAAAACCATTTTCCCCGGAACAGATCAGGGATCTGCTTGTGGAACTATTGGGAGAACCGAGCGATGAAGAAGCAATTGATGACGCAGGTGACGAATTCGATTTTTGA